In Lycium barbarum isolate Lr01 chromosome 9, ASM1917538v2, whole genome shotgun sequence, the DNA window AGTATCTTTCTGTTGGTTGGGGCGATTTCTGATGTTTCCCTTAATTGGGATGAATGTATTGCTAGCGTACTTGTCAAAATCGTACGGATTATGGTGAAAGGCCCTAGTCGATGCAGGAAAGGTGCTCGACTTTCCCGAAAGCACAAATAGTGAcccaactccccccccccccccccccaccaaccCTCAAATCTCAATGTCTAGGAACttccaccgagaattatatgcatgTTCAAAACTCAAGCTATGATGTTTTTGTAATAACTCTAATTaaattacatgttatttaagcaaaaataaaagaaaagacggATTAAGAATTTcattttaggaaaaaaaaaacaacaacaacaacaacaaaagtgggccaagcccaaaaggAATAAGAAAAGAGCTAAAATCTGATGGCTTGCCATCAGACATGAGAGACGAGAAAGAAACGAGACAGCAATAGAGATGATACCTGATTGCAACTATCTCCAATGAGTTAAAAGTTGGTATGATTGAAATTGTTGGGTCTGTCTCAACCTTCACCATTGAGGGTCTAATTTGAATTTGTTGTGATCCAATCTAAGAGAATGATGAAAAAGTGAGTCGATTATTGAAGACTAAATAGCAACACAAAAACCAACCAATTAAAGGGGAGATAAAGTTTTCACATAACAGTCTGGATTTTTATTAATAGGAAAAACTATCAAAAACTGGGATTTTTAAATTAGCTGGCACGTTGAAGTTCAAACACAAAGAATACGATGAACATTGTAATAACTGGTCAAAGATGGAATTGCAATAGAAGATGTACAAGTCAAATGTGATTATCCATTAAAACAGGGTAAAGTACGTGAACTGTTTTGATGAAAAAGCTTCTAGCTAGAGGACAACTGGGTAGCTTCGCTAGAAGTATTATTTCAAGTAGTGCTGTCAAAAGACTATCAAAAGCTTTATGCAAGTACTTTTAACAGTACTATTTTTGAAAGCATTACCTGAAAACTTCTAAATTACAACGCCAAACCTATTTTAAATTAGCCAGCAAAATGGGTTatccaaaaaataataattagccAGCAAAATGCTCCACAAAGGATCAAACTGCATGTATATGCTACAGTAAATTTACAAAAGCATTTTCATGCTACAGTAACTTTATCAAAGCATTTCCATTTTACATAATGAACTTTAAACAGAGGTTCTATcagtttcttttcctttttttggaTAACCGAGAAATCTCAAGGACCACTGGCGCATGATTCAAAACTCGAAGGACAATGAGCCCTCCCTCTTCCGGTTTAATTTGATAGtgaataaatcatcttttgaagTGGTGCCTAAATTTTAAGCCTTAAAGTAAACTTGAATAGCTTCTAATTTGAttgtggctcagttggttgagcatgaggctttcataatggagtctcgggttcgaaccccctgcctacgacagcaggggatttgccttctgggtcgagctcgtcgcacggggcttgcctagtggaGGTTATCTCTCCTGtatggtttgcgagctattgcacaggagctaggtttaccctgtgcgtacccgaagggtagcggctgtgggttcccatgtcattaaaaaaaaaaaagtgtttttcttaACACAAAGTTTACAACCTAAAAttaatttaaaactttttttCCAAGCACTTGAAGAAGTATGATTTGCTGCCAAAAGCACTTACATCTTTAGCATAATGCACTCCCAAGAGGGGCATTAGTAATGAAATTAAACGGTGAAAATTTTAAACCATCTATTCTGATAAACGCAGAAAGTGCTGGGATAAACACATGGTCAAAGTATTTGAAAGAAAATAGGGGCATCAAATAAAAAACCACGAACAACTTAATAGAAGCCAAAACATATCATCTAGTTCAACCAGTGATAGGACAGAACATAAGCAGATGCACAGGGCTAATTATCAACTTATCATTTCTTTTTTCAATAATATATTAGTattcttccataacaaaaaaaaatcgaGTTTTTAATCGTTAACCAATGATAAAATACAGAGTTTCTATGCTACCTCTTCGATCAAAATACTACTCTTAAGAGATGATGGAAAGTTTAAACCAAGGCAACCTCTCCATAAAACTTTCTTGGACAATTTTTCTTCTATAAAAAAGTCATTTCTTCTTTAAGATTGCTTTTTGGATGTTGGAATTAGTTTAAACTTGATGGGCTGAGGAAATAAGAGTAAAATAGAGAAGAGTTTGTTTATCTAACAAATGAAATGCTCAGAGGCATACATGGAACCTCATGTATCAAACATCTTTTTTCTTTAGGCTGCATGATCTAGGACTTATGTGATATGTCAAaggtaaaaagaaaaaatgatcAAATACAGCATTAAACATATAGCATATCTTAATTGACAGATGCAGAAATACCTTTCTATTAACAAGAAAAGTTCCCTTGATGGCACATCCATTGTAGAACAAACGGCACTGCATCAACAAAGGCTTGGAGGAAGAACATTGACATAATTAATGAAGcctattttggaaaatcaagtaTAATAAAGTATTCATAGATTAGATACCGGTTCCCTATTCCATGATCCAGCCGCTCTTCTTTCTGCAGTCATGCCATCAAGGTCCACAATATCaacaaaattctggaaaaagattATTTGATTAATGGAGAGTTATACCAGTCCAAGAATAAACAAATATCAGCAGAGGCAAATGACGATGCACAATCCCAAAGAGCTTCaactaaaatggtcccttaagttTAAGGATTGCTCCATTTTTGTCTTCCTCATCTAACACTGAACAAATCTAGCCCTTTAAGTTTACAAGATTGGAATACTTTTGCTCTAACCAACCCGAATTCTAACAGATTTCCTCAAACATCAACTGAATTACTCATGTATAATCCGTTAATTTTGGGTTTGGCCATTTTCATCCTTCTTATGTAAAACAGAACAGATGCAGTcctttaaatttacaaattaACAATATTTTGGGTCCAATCTAACAacattcaaatgaattcactaCAAGTTAACGGAATTGATCATGTGTAAAACCAATTCAAGAATCAACAAAAGTGAAAGGTGGGTTCTTTCAATACCATGATTACCAGGAGCGTGGTGAGGCCTTGTGATGGTAAGATTCCTTCAATATTTTTTTCTAATCTCCTTTTCATTGCAATCAAATAAGTATTGGTATGACCGATCCGCAATTGAGTAATATCTTAGTTTTGGGAAGTTCTTAGGGGTGTCCTTTGAAGGAATGGAGGAGAACTCTTGCAGATCATCGAGCAAGAGGCAAGGAGTGATGTTGATATAGTTAATAACGACAGGATCAATAAGGAAAGGCAACCGGTGGAAGCACAAAAAGAGGAAGGAAAAATGGTGGTGTATGGAAGAAGAAATAGGATTGTAGCTTATGAAAAATCTAGATTGCGCAAACATTTAAACCTCACATTTTGTAATCTTTAATCCTACTCTTGGTCCAAGTAAAAATTTCACTTTCCCTTTTCCTTAGAAGTTCCTCAGGTAAGTTCTTTATACGGCATTGAAACGATAAATCTGAACAAATTCCAATTTCAGGGTTTCTCttctataaaaaataaaaaaataaaaagattatgCACACCTCATAATTTTCATCCTTTATATATTCTGCTTTGGAGAAATCTTTGGGACAATGCATAGCTAAATCTTCTGATATGAAACCAGTTCCATCAGTATGTATACGAGGTTCGCCATCTTCATCATGAATAGTACAACCATTTTCATCCTACATTAATTACAATAAAAGGATAAACAAATTTACTCGACATAGTTACCCGAAAAACACAACAGGGAGTAGAAATATATGAAAACAGAAAATCGCTACCCGACAAAgtatatcttcaattctttcaatggTGACAGAAGCAAGATTCACTTGAAGCTTAATTGTCTTTGAAAGAATTAATGAAAGCCTGCATGTATGCATGATTTACTACTCGGCTAAGAAAGTTTAATAttattaaatataattattgaGGAGACCAACCTGGCTGCATATTTTGCCATAttagaaaccatatgcacatgcATGAAATGACACCTTGCTTGACTGATTCTTTTGGTAGAAAACACATAAGATCCTCCATCATTGCAAGTTTCAGTAGACTCAAACCTAACAAAGTAGCACTTCAAAGAAGCTGCTTTTGTTTTCATCAGAGCTGGGTTTTTCTTCCTctctttatcatctttatacactGCACGAGAACCATACCGTCAGCAAAGAGTTAGAATGGAGCCAAAGGTTAGGATTATCAGGTGTAACAGCAATTATTTCAATAATAACGGtaacaataacaacaagaatAATAATGAAAATGATTGTCATAGTGTGGCGTGATGGGGATTATTGAAAGTTGGGAGACGCATTAAGAGTTTCTTTAGAATCATTAACGATATTCTCTAAGCatagttattttatttttattttcaaaaaagaATCAAGAGAACCATTATAATATAGTGTGGAATTTTTAATGATTATGCCACAACAATTTGGAATATCAAAAATTAGGCATCTTCCTTATTACATAAACTCAAAGGAGTCCTCTTTTATGCCGCGAACAATCATTTCAACAGCAGCTCTTTTTTCATCTTTTCAAGATTAAAAGCTCAAGTGAAAGTCAAGAGAATCATTTAGAGTATTGTGTAGAATATTCATTCCAACAATCAGAAAAATTTCCTTGTTTCATGTTGCTCCAAATTCCTACATAAGCAGTCTTTCTTTGCGTTGCTAACAACAAATTTCAAGTTTACAGCAAGttgtttttttctcttcttttgtcaTTTTCAAAAGAACCAAaatgaaatttcaagaaaacataccaaTAACACGTTGATGTATAATTTACAAAAAGAAAGGGAATTTCATAAATCAAGGAAAAGAATGCAATGTCACCAAAAAACCGGTAGCATCTCAAGCCAACAAGAATGCCTTCCTCAACAATTATATTGGCACAACATGTATCTTCAACAAATTTGACAATCAGTACATTGTCATCTCCCAGGGCTCTCTGTAAGTGAGTCCTTGTTGTGCTCAAGTATGGACCCTGGATAATTTAAAGCCCAATAATTTGATTAATGTCAAGCCAGGAACTAAGGTATATAAGCTTAACAATACAAGGATAGCACATGATTTAAATACTATCAAATTTTATGCTACGCAAAAATCCTAAAGCCAAAATTGATGGTCACTGAATAAGCTAAAATCTCTTAAAAATTGAAGACAAATAAGATAAAGTCCTTTTTTTCACAAGTAAAACTAAGAAAAATACTCTAACTAGAAAACAATATACAAAGAAACGAACTGGGATACTGCTAGAGATAACAATTTCTCCGTTTCATTTCTATGCTCAGTATGAAAAAGTTCTTCAAACGCTAGCAATACTCCCTCCAACACTTAGATGGAAAAGAGGATTTAGAAAAACCATTAACAAGAGGTAAGGATTGCAATGTAAATGATCTATGAAACGAGTGACCACAGATTGACAATACGAACCTTGAGGGTACAGTATCCATTCTGTTTAATGTGGCAATAGTAGAGATGTGTCTTCCCGCAATTCCAGTCCAAGTACTGCAATGACGAAGAAAATCTGTAAAACAAGTGCTCAGCATCACGACATACCTAGGCTAAGGGGTACTCCACAAAATAGATGAAAGAATAAGCCGACACAATTGCATATCTTTCAGCACTACCTTCACCACAGGTACAACTTATGTGTGTTGTCTAAGTCCAATTAGCGAGTGGGAAACCAAAAAAAGAGGAAGACAGGAACCCATGTTTGACTAATTAAGTATTACTTGTGGGACATTTTTAGCTTATAAAGCAATTCAGATTTACAATTTAGATGTGCATCTTTGGCTCTAACTAGATTGGCTTTGAATCTAGGTCATTAAACAACAATCTCCTTCTCCCACTTTTTGACCTACCTTTTAATCTTTTGGGTTGTCCCAAAAATTAAGACCTACCTAGAGTATCAAGAAGGTACTGCAAAACTTACATCAAGCGATCACAAATATGCATACACTATTACAATCCCAAACAATTAAAAAACAAAGATATGTTTTATATCATTTTGTTCCTGCACCAAAACTATAAATTCTGAAAGCATCTGTTTTTCACAAATGATATTTGTAGTTTATGGTCTTCAAAGCATCCCTTATTGCTGTCAAGCCAAATAGTCCACATGATGCAAGAGGGATGGTTCTCCAAATCTGCTTGCTTTAAGCTTCTTTGTGCCTAGTTTCTGATTACGCAACACTCTTTCGACAGTTTGAGGCATCACCCATTGCACACCACATTTGTTAAGAAAAAGATACCATAGTTGTCTTATTTGTCAGCAATGTAATAGGTACTTCTAACTATCCACAGCTATAATCAAATACGACTGAGGGAACCAAATCATTGCTTTGAAAGGGCAAATCATTGCTTTGAAAGGGCCTATTCAAGCACTTATGAAGATTTTCTATTCTGCTTTTGAAAAAGCTCTTATCGATCTTAAACTGGCTCAACTCTATTTTTTCATCTTCCAGGATTTTAGTGTTGTCTTTAGGCCATGCTATAATTTGAGCTACCTGCGCATAACTCCTCAAATTAACAAATGTGACACTGATGATATAGACAACACTAAGACTCTTTGTCCCAAAATACTTCTCCTGttatttttttcagtttgttcTAAAATATTATCTGCTCTCATTAAACTTTAAGTTCTATTACACATTAAATACCACCAAAAGTTTAAAGCTATACTTTCACTCTTCTTTATATAATTATATTACTTATACTCTAAGAGTCTAAGTTACATGGACCGGTTTAAAAGTGTGTATCTAGTAAGGTGTTTGCAAGTATACGAGCAGGGTCGGATCTATTAAGCCCCGAGGGGATGCCACGCCACCCGCTAGCTTCGGTGAAAACGCtaggtatatatgtatacattagTATAAAATAATATGGAATAATTTGATTGCCACCCGGAGTAACAGATGATGACTCAGTGCCGGTGGCAAAGGGCAAAGGCTGCCTCCCTTGGTGGTGAGGGTTCGAGCTTCACCAGCAAcatttttaacaaaatattttgCTTGCTGCACTAAATAAACACACAGCAGCACACATACAAGGTAAATTCCCACAAATTTAGGAACCCATTATCAGTTAGTATCAGctatacattttaaaaaatgaatttaTCTTAATGAATGAGATTACTCCACAAATTTAGGAACCCATTTATATCAGTtgcctctttctttcttttttttttttttccttcttttcgtTAATTCCTCTTGACTTGCTTTTATTTTTTCCTCTCTTATTAATTATTTGCTTAATATAAAAAGTTAAATTATCATAAGTTTTATAGTTCAAATATCTTCTCTCTCAGGTCAGAACAAAAACGTCATGCGCCAAGTTGTTATAGTTATTATATTTTTCCGTTCGATCGATTTATCTAATCAAAATTGAAAAGACGAATAACCTGACCTAAAGCCCAACGTCATCAAACTGACCAAATATTTACtctatttggattttttttttaaatatggcaCCCGGAACATACAAATCCTGGATCTACCTCTGTATACGAGTACTCTAGTTTTTTGCCAAAGGATCTTCACAATCCCCACACCCATTGGCACGTATATGTCAAGGAAAGTGGTGCACGTATATGTCAAGGAAAGTGGTGAAGGATCCAAGTAACATAGCTTATTCTACTCTTCTACAACTAAAGAAAACTAAGAACATGGCGCCACATGTTCCTCAACAAATATTAGTAACAATTTATATCAATTGCATATTAAGGTATGAAATTCAaatttttatccttttttttaaaaaaaaagttttgtatTTATTCTTTGTTGTAATCTTCAAAACACAAAGGCCGGAGTATGGCTCCCCATTTTCTTCAGCAAGTACTAGACAATTTTTATCTTTAAACTTTCTTTACATAATCATGCCAGATTATAAGAAGGCAACCAAATTAGGATAAAATAAGATGCTAATAGAGTAATTATCAAATATATAAAACCACAAAAAAAGTCCatacaaaaaagaaaagattGAAGGTGAGAAACAGCATATGCttgtattaattaaaaaaatgaatcacCTTCGACGAGAGGTTATGTACCTTTGATCTATCTGACTCAGCATAACATGCTTTTCCAAAAGTATTCCAAATTTCTGATTCAAAATCAGTCATGGGAAGATTTTTCTTTCTTACAATATCATCAGCAATTTTAGGGGATATAACATCTTCCAACTTTTTGCTGCCAACAGCAGAGATTCAAGTCACATACAGTTACCAAGTGTAACATTAGGCTATTGGGACTAACCTTCCAATGTAGCTCAATATTAAAAACAATTTTAGGAATTCAAGTTCACTGAGGACCATCAACTGTTGGCTGATATTAGGTGAGGTTCTTCTACAATTAGATTTAGGCTCTTGGTGAAACGATAACCGGCGATTAACTTTCTGAGGGCTTGCACAAGATGAGGAGCCAGTCTCAAGCTTTGAGTTAGAAGAACTTTCACCTTGTACACGTTTACCCTCTGAGCATAGAAAGTAGAAACATATAAGTTAGTTTATGACAAAGTATGTGTTCTGTATGGaggaaatcatttttcattttttctcaacaaaattttctttggaAAACCAATCCCACAAATGTGATTCCGTATTAATTGTCTCCTCCTCACCCTAGAACTCGACCCACACCCACCCCCCGCCACAATCCCACCGTTTAACCCCACCCCCCAAGCAAACCCCACCTTACCACCACCCTTGAATACACCTAGCCTTCACCCACCCCTCAACCACTCCACCACTCGCCCATCCCCTCCACCACCCTCCACCTAAACCCACCCCTCCACTACCCAAAGCACCCACCCtccaccacccacccccaaccaCCCCACCACTCGCCTATCTCCCACCACCCCCAACCCACCcgccaccacccacccccaccctccacCTCCCCACCCCAAACCCACGCTCCACCACCCCcgacccccccaccccccaataattttctattttatatacttatattacttctatacaaaattataaaaaatggaaaaaaaaaatcttaccccCTCCCCTCACCACTCCCCTGCTCCACTCCCAATTTTCTActtcatatatattttattttagttttataAAAATTCTTTACCCCCAGGTGGTgtagtggggtggggtgggggcgGCGGtgcattttccaaaaaaaaaattccactAACCACTCGTGACAAAacaagtagaaattcacttaatCTCAGAGAAGAAcacaagaaaacattttcctccataccgaacacacccaaaAGCAACTAAAATTTTAGCAGAAAATGAGTACTTGGGGTTGGAAAGAGAGAAGAAGGGGAAGGGCGCTTAAGTGGACTGTTAAAAGGGCTAGAGGAAAGACAATCCGGATAGTGATCCATCAAGTAAACAAGAAAACCAGAGAGAGTCTTCTTTATGGGACGAGATGATATGATTTTAAGCATTGCTAATGACCCTTGTTCACCTATACAACTCAACCTTCTCCTTATGCTAATGTCTGGTGGTTTTTGACACTGCTCACTGCATAttttcatgatcatagactctacAGAGCACGGCAAGGGTGCCTCAAGAATACATGCAGGAACATCAAGTTCTTCCTCAAATGGATCACCCATGATGGAAATCCTTCTCTATACAAGTACAAGTTCTGGGGTAGGCGTCTATTTTAGCTAAGAAACTTGAGTAATACAATTTTCCCGCTAAGGGCTTCGGATACTCCTTGACTGTAAAGGAAAGGGGCTGCTTCTATGCGAAAAAGAAGACTCCTAACCTTCGGGAGATCACTGCTTACTCTTTTTTACACTTTGTCACTTGTTCAAACAAAAGATTATGTTTCCTGCTTTTTGGGTTCAGTTGGAAAGCAGACTACTTTCTTCTTGTTTTTTTCTACTATCTTGTAATTTCATCTTTCTTGAAGCACAAGTACTTTACTCATTGCGGCTTAATACGATCGTCGCCTAAAGCGGCCTTATTTTTTCTGAATAATAACAATAATTACTGCATaatatcttttaaaaaaaattaatctatAAATCAATTATAGGTAAAATTAGGCTTCATCCTCCCTTAATTAAAAATTTTAGGTTTGAGCTTCAGAATAAAAAATTGGGCAATTCGCAAGAATGCTCTTAttttagggtggtctttaatttttactcaTTAAATtgatgatctttaatttttgtccttcactaaAACCCCTTGATcttagtcaaaaattaaaaacaaattaaggtagagtttggattcgcaagcaAAATTCTGCATTCAGGCAAAATTTTTCTACTTTCAGATAGAGTTTTACCTTCAGCCTTTCAAAACACCTAAAGGCAAAAccctgccttaaggcctaactttgtcccgaataggcctaactttactACAAAATTATATCTTGTAAAATGGTCTTTGTTTTTTACTACATCG includes these proteins:
- the LOC132608971 gene encoding probable RNA-dependent RNA polymerase 3 isoform X5 yields the protein MGDPFEEELDVPACILEAPLPCSVESMIMKICSEQCQKPPDISIRRRLSCIGEQGSLAMLKIISSRPIKKTLSGFLVYLMDHYPDCLSSSPFNSPLKRPSPSSLFPTPKGKRVQGESSSNSKLETGSSSCASPQKVNRRLSFHQEPKSNCRRTSPNISQQLMVLSELEFLKLFLILSYIGSKKLEDVISPKIADDIVRKKNLPMTDFESEIWNTFGKACYAESDRSKVHNLSSKYLDWNCGKTHLYYCHIKQNGYCTLKGPYLSTTRTHLQRALGDDNVLIVKFVEDTCCANIIVEEGILVGLRCYRFFVYKDDKERKKNPALMKTKAASLKCYFVRFESTETCNDGGSYVFSTKRISQARCHFMHVHMVSNMAKYAARLSLILSKTIKLQVNLASVTIERIEDILCRDENGCTIHDEDGEPRIHTDGTGFISEDLAMHCPKDFSKAEYIKDENYENFVDIVDLDGMTAERRAAGSWNREPPLLMQCRLFYNGCAIKGTFLVNRKIGSQQIQIRPSMVKVETDPTISIIPTFNSLEIVAISHRPKKAYLSKHLISLLSYGGVQKGFFMEILGSALEETKQVYLRKRAALKVAINYREMDDDCLSARMISSGIPPNEPHLHARLSRLAKIERTKLRGGKLPISDSFYLMGTADPTGVLESNEVCVILDNGQVSGCVLVYRNPGLHFGDVHVMKARYVEELVDIVGDAKYGIFFSTKGPRSAATEIANGDFDGDMYWVSINRKLVDSYTTSKPWTRMHSTPKAVSKKPTEFSADELEYELFRQFLEAKAKGANMSVAADSWLAFMDRLLMLRGDDVDEMHSLKGKMLHLIDIYYDALDAPKSGKKVSLT